From one Triticum urartu cultivar G1812 chromosome 3, Tu2.1, whole genome shotgun sequence genomic stretch:
- the LOC125544860 gene encoding uncharacterized protein LOC125544860 gives MEVPLYTLITQPAIECKGKILCFTYAYTRMKKGGGKASGCFFCLGAPIRALSRACDLYVNCMSGCARRMPAGAVVGGRGFGGPATSMHLRASSDRSDGLVRAASKQRRVAPEPAEVGAAKKTVRLSQAPAAVPARRKGPAMVTIDEDAPCEFGACPLKRPEQRSRGAAVGGLAARGGGFGAIKVGGEAFESRP, from the coding sequence ATGGAGGTGCCATTGTACACTCTCATAACGCAGCCAGCCATCGAGTGCAAAGGCAAGATCTTGTGTTTCACGTACGCATACACAAGGATGAAGAAGGGTGGCGGGAAAGCCAGCGGGTGCTTCTTCTGCCTCGGCGCGCCGATACGCGCGCTGTCGAGGGCGTGTGACCTCTACGTGAACTGCATGTCCGGATGCGCGCGCCGCATGCCAGCGGGGGCGGTCGTGGGTGGTCGCGGCTTCGGCGGGCCGGCCACGTCCATGCACCTGCGGGCGAGCTCGGATCGTTCCGACGGCCTTGTCCGTGCCGCGTCGAAACAGCGCCGCGTCGCGCCCGAGCCAGCGGAGGTAGGGGCAGCGAAGAAGACGGTCCGCCTTAGCCAGGCGCCGGCGGCCGTCCCGGCACGGAGGAAGGGCCCGGCGATGGTGACCATCGACGAGGACGCGCCGTGCGAGTTTGGCGCATGCCCGCTGAAACGTCCAGAGCAGAGGAGTCGCGGCGCGGCGGTGGGCGGACTGGCCGCGCGCGGCGGTGGTTTTGGCGCCATCAAGGTGGGGGGCGAGGCATTCGAGAGCCGACCGTGA